From the Paenibacillus sp. MMS20-IR301 genome, the window CCATGCTTATTTCATCAAGGATGCTTCCTATAACATCATCTCTGTTCATGATTTCCCGGTTATACCCGGCCAGGACTGGACCGCTGGTTATCCGGCCTACCGTTTGAAGCTGGAGCGCCGGACCCGGCGGTTCTGGAGCCAGCTCATGAGCAGCAGTGATACTTTATTCGTCAGATGGTTTGCGGATGCGGACCAGGTCCGGGAGCTGCAGCTGATTTTGACAGCCTTACTTAAGAACAAGAACTTTACGATTCTCATTCTTAATCCTGTACCGGGACTCAGCACCACACGGGAGGTCGAATGGGGGATTCAGAATGTATGCGTGCTGGAGGTGTCTCCTGATTTGAATGATTACGCCAATTGGGATTATATATTACAAGGCATCAGTCTATATTAAGACTTCATCTCTCTCGGAAAAACCACCTCACAGCGCGTTCCTGCTCCTGCCTTACTTGTGATTTCGATGGTGCCTCCGAGCAGCTGTGTCAGCTTATTTACGATGGACAGCCCGAGGCCGGAGCCTCCGTATTGCCGTGAACGGGATTTCTCCACCCGGTAAAAACGGTCAAAAATATAAGGAAGCTCCGCTTCGGGAATGCCCATCCCCGTATCCTCCACCACCAATACTGCCGCAGCCGGAGCATAGGCCAGGCTCACCCGGATTTCACCCTGCTCCGTATACCGGACAGCGTTCTCCAGCAGATTCATTATAATTTGCTCCATCCGTTTGCTGTCACCGGGAACATTCCCTTCAGCCTCGCCGCTATAAGCAACAGACAGCTCCAGCCCCTTCTCCCTGGCCGTCAGCTCCAGTCTGCGGACTGCCTGATCAAGAATCAGCCGGAGATTAACCTCCTCCAGGTTCAGCGGAATCCGGCCTTCCTCCATCTTAGCCAGCTCGAACAAATCATCCACCAGATGCTGCATACGGTGTGCCTCCTGACCGATGATGTCCAGATACAGTACTTTCTCCGCTTCCGTCTCAT encodes:
- a CDS encoding DUF1796 family putative cysteine peptidase; translation: MKLLEVKQGYRLIVSLGFSCAPAINLKRYGLRKFSMPLDWMISYSLTDVNRLLRSRFQQFMEFRNLHKLDETDFLLDDGDPVYLDNLRSDLSHAYFIKDASYNIISVHDFPVIPGQDWTAGYPAYRLKLERRTRRFWSQLMSSSDTLFVRWFADADQVRELQLILTALLKNKNFTILILNPVPGLSTTREVEWGIQNVCVLEVSPDLNDYANWDYILQGISLY